A genomic region of Planococcus kocurii contains the following coding sequences:
- a CDS encoding DUF4181 domain-containing protein has protein sequence MEAFILIGLGALLLFIGFLLQRIEKKHGVDRKAAPVKKIERWVGWILVTSLIVLILLSINEVTINYINVLLFFGIVALFQAVLEWGYVRNTQRSVISLVLNLVFVLSLVGLVEVVKWTLANF, from the coding sequence ATGGAGGCGTTTATACTAATTGGACTTGGTGCTCTTCTGCTGTTTATTGGCTTCTTGCTCCAGCGAATAGAGAAAAAGCACGGAGTAGACCGAAAAGCAGCGCCCGTAAAGAAAATCGAGCGATGGGTAGGATGGATCCTTGTCACGAGCTTGATTGTACTTATACTTTTGTCGATAAACGAGGTAACGATCAATTACATAAATGTCTTATTGTTTTTTGGAATAGTAGCATTGTTCCAGGCTGTTCTTGAATGGGGTTATGTTAGAAATACGCAACGATCTGTTATTAGCTTAGTTTTAAATCTTGTTTTTGTCTTGTCGCTAGTTGGGTTGGTTGAAGTTGTGAAATGGACGCTTGCAAACTTTTAA
- a CDS encoding LLM class flavin-dependent oxidoreductase produces the protein MEQYRINPDKGMEFGIYTLGDHLPDPHTGQRISARERIQEIIGLAELADQAELDFFSVGESHQEYFATQAHTVVLAAIAQATKNIKISSSSTIISTSDPVRVFEDFATIDLISNGRAEIIAGRASRVGLFDLLGYDIRYYEELYEEKFELLLKINKEETVDWSGQFRAPLRSAQVIPRPLTGSLPIWRAVGGHPASAIKAGHAGVPMMLATLGGPAETFKHTIDAYREAAEESGFSPSALPVATAGFFNVAATTQQAMEEVYPHVDKGMRKTNGQGYPQAAFMHGAQMDSVMNIGSPQQIIEKILYQHELFGHQRYIAQMDFGGVPIDRLKRNIDLIGTEILPAIRKYTMKK, from the coding sequence ATGGAACAGTACCGCATCAATCCAGACAAAGGCATGGAATTTGGTATTTATACTTTGGGAGATCATCTGCCAGACCCGCATACTGGGCAGCGGATTTCTGCAAGAGAGCGCATTCAAGAAATCATTGGCTTGGCAGAACTAGCAGATCAAGCGGAACTCGACTTTTTCAGTGTCGGTGAAAGCCATCAAGAATATTTTGCCACTCAAGCGCATACGGTGGTACTCGCGGCGATTGCGCAAGCAACGAAAAATATCAAAATCTCTAGCTCTTCTACTATTATTAGCACGTCAGATCCGGTACGTGTGTTTGAAGATTTCGCGACCATCGATTTGATTTCAAATGGCCGCGCAGAAATTATTGCGGGGCGAGCGTCGCGTGTTGGATTATTTGACTTGCTTGGCTACGACATCCGTTATTACGAAGAATTGTATGAAGAGAAATTTGAGTTACTGCTAAAAATCAACAAAGAAGAAACGGTCGATTGGAGCGGGCAGTTTCGTGCTCCGTTACGTAGCGCACAAGTTATTCCGCGTCCGCTTACAGGTTCGCTTCCCATTTGGCGTGCGGTTGGTGGACACCCAGCAAGTGCGATTAAAGCAGGGCATGCGGGTGTGCCGATGATGCTTGCGACGCTCGGCGGTCCTGCAGAAACATTCAAACATACGATTGATGCTTACCGCGAAGCCGCGGAAGAAAGTGGCTTTAGTCCCTCTGCGTTACCTGTTGCGACTGCTGGGTTTTTCAACGTGGCCGCAACAACTCAACAAGCCATGGAAGAAGTTTATCCACATGTGGATAAAGGGATGCGAAAAACCAATGGACAAGGTTACCCACAAGCGGCATTCATGCACGGTGCACAAATGGATAGCGTCATGAACATCGGCAGTCCCCAGCAAATTATCGAAAAAATCCTTTACCAACATGAACTGTTTGGTCATCAACGCTATATCGCGCAAATGGATTTTGGTGGCGTGCCGATTGACCGCTTAAAGCGCAATATCGACTTGATTGGTACAGAAATTTTGCCAGCGATTCGGAAATATACGATGAAAAAATAA
- a CDS encoding Gfo/Idh/MocA family protein, whose translation MKFGIIGTNWITDRFIKAAKEHPEFTLGAVYSRKLETGNAFAEKYTIENVYTDMAAMFSSGQIEAVYVASPNAMHAEQSILAMKHGIHVLCEKPAVTSIEEMDQIIEASRTYKTTYMEAMKSTLVPSFLNLKKNIDKIGPIRRFVFHYNQYSSRYDKYKEGIIENAFKPELGNGSKMDLGVYCIAPIIHLVGAPESAMKNQLLLSTGADGQGSMIWNYADMEAVIMYSKISDSFLPSEIQGENGTIEIDRISDPKNILIKYRDGQTEDLSVAHDFDSMYYELAEFISCVKNEQLESTINTHAISREVTKLLA comes from the coding sequence ATGAAGTTTGGCATTATCGGCACAAATTGGATTACCGACCGATTTATTAAAGCGGCTAAAGAGCATCCTGAGTTTACACTTGGAGCTGTATATTCCAGAAAGTTAGAAACTGGTAACGCATTTGCAGAAAAATACACGATTGAAAACGTCTATACCGATATGGCGGCTATGTTCAGCAGCGGACAGATTGAAGCGGTTTATGTCGCGTCACCTAATGCTATGCATGCCGAGCAAAGCATATTGGCGATGAAGCACGGCATTCATGTTCTTTGTGAAAAACCGGCTGTTACATCAATTGAAGAAATGGATCAAATTATTGAAGCTTCAAGAACATACAAAACCACTTATATGGAAGCGATGAAATCAACATTGGTTCCTTCTTTTTTGAACTTGAAGAAAAATATCGATAAAATCGGACCAATTCGTCGCTTTGTGTTTCATTATAACCAATATTCTTCACGTTACGATAAATACAAAGAGGGCATTATTGAAAATGCCTTTAAGCCTGAACTTGGCAATGGTTCTAAAATGGATTTAGGCGTTTATTGCATCGCGCCGATTATTCATTTGGTTGGCGCCCCTGAGTCAGCAATGAAAAATCAATTACTATTATCGACAGGTGCCGATGGGCAAGGCAGCATGATTTGGAATTATGCGGATATGGAAGCGGTTATTATGTATTCGAAGATTTCGGATTCTTTTCTGCCAAGTGAAATTCAAGGCGAGAATGGCACCATTGAAATCGACCGCATCAGTGATCCGAAAAATATCCTTATTAAGTACAGAGACGGTCAGACTGAAGACTTGTCTGTAGCGCATGACTTTGACTCGATGTATTATGAGTTGGCAGAGTTTATCAGCTGCGTGAAAAACGAGCAGTTAGAATCAACGATCAACACACACGCTATTTCTCGTGAAGTGACAAAGTTGTTGGCGTAG
- a CDS encoding MarR family winged helix-turn-helix transcriptional regulator: MELNECINYLLSISQNKVFKHFSKLLEEYNLTPAQYGVLNCLWRKGEMSPKQIGAMMHLEASTVSGILDKMQKAGFIERSIDPENRRNILVATTKKSKAIQQDVEATTEQLNESVLQFLSDSDKVVLKKSLASIIQADFY, translated from the coding sequence ATGGAACTAAATGAGTGTATTAACTACTTACTGAGTATTAGCCAAAACAAGGTGTTTAAACACTTTAGCAAGCTATTAGAAGAATACAACTTAACCCCAGCTCAATATGGAGTGTTAAATTGTTTATGGAGAAAAGGTGAAATGTCTCCTAAACAAATTGGTGCCATGATGCATTTGGAAGCTTCGACGGTGTCTGGAATTTTAGATAAAATGCAAAAAGCAGGCTTTATCGAACGCTCAATCGATCCTGAAAACCGCCGAAACATTTTAGTAGCCACCACGAAAAAGTCGAAAGCGATTCAACAAGACGTAGAAGCAACGACTGAACAGCTAAATGAGTCAGTGCTGCAATTTCTCTCAGATAGCGATAAAGTGGTGCTAAAGAAATCATTAGCAAGTATCATACAAGCTGATTTTTATTAA
- a CDS encoding DUF4181 domain-containing protein: MEVVMYMGLFVLVISYFLFSDVYLKKKRGIKRGSRSIFHEDKNRYVLILQGVIFIGFIYACMYLVAELDFAELSLAVQISPLAGLFVLQTVVTGLEEWVLHRDKERYWYDWTETVFVGLIFALLLTTGG, encoded by the coding sequence ATGGAAGTTGTGATGTATATGGGGTTATTTGTTCTTGTCATTTCTTATTTTCTTTTCTCGGACGTATATTTAAAGAAAAAGCGTGGAATCAAAAGAGGTTCGAGAAGTATTTTTCACGAAGACAAAAATCGTTACGTACTGATTTTGCAAGGAGTTATTTTCATCGGTTTTATTTACGCGTGTATGTACCTAGTTGCAGAACTAGATTTTGCAGAACTTTCTTTAGCTGTCCAGATCAGTCCTTTAGCAGGTCTCTTTGTTCTCCAAACAGTTGTTACAGGGCTTGAAGAGTGGGTGCTCCATAGAGACAAAGAGCGCTATTGGTATGATTGGACTGAAACAGTATTTGTTGGACTAATTTTTGCTTTATTACTTACAACGGGAGGGTAA
- a CDS encoding CynX/NimT family MFS transporter — protein MKKQIEINNTEKAGWLLLIGIVLIGANLRVPITSVGTLMSFIREDLAISNAVAGLVTTLPLIAFAVLSPFAPKIANRIGMQWTIALSMVFLIIGIAIRSVTGIGFLFIGTLLIGLAISIGNVLIPGIIKMNFPYRIGVMTGIYAVFMNIFGALGSGLSVPISGIGNMGWQGALGIWGLLATIALIVWLPQLRKQQGAVSKAPIQPKQKTKLWRSPLAWSVTLFMGGQSLVFYTLVAWMPDILNTIGYNAGSAGWMVFLMQAAIIPTTFVVPVIAEKLKNQVGLAIATALLFMTGFSGLLFGSMVLVPLWAVCLGIAGGSGFSLSMIFFTLRTKDAKEAVELSGMAQSFGYMLAAIGPVFAGVLYDIGSGWTLPLLFLMLISIVILIAGIISGKEGTIAERAKIIA, from the coding sequence ATGAAGAAACAAATAGAAATAAACAATACTGAAAAAGCTGGATGGTTATTGTTGATTGGTATTGTGTTAATTGGAGCAAATTTACGTGTGCCGATCACGTCGGTGGGTACGTTAATGTCGTTTATCCGTGAAGATCTTGCTATAAGCAATGCGGTCGCAGGATTGGTTACGACATTGCCTTTAATCGCTTTTGCTGTGCTTTCTCCCTTTGCACCGAAAATCGCAAATCGTATTGGCATGCAATGGACAATCGCCTTATCCATGGTGTTTCTAATTATCGGAATTGCCATAAGGTCTGTAACGGGAATTGGTTTCCTGTTTATCGGAACACTTCTCATCGGATTGGCGATTTCTATAGGAAATGTGTTGATCCCGGGAATTATCAAAATGAATTTTCCATATCGAATCGGCGTCATGACGGGTATATATGCAGTCTTTATGAATATATTCGGTGCGTTAGGCTCTGGTTTAAGTGTACCGATTTCTGGTATCGGTAATATGGGGTGGCAAGGTGCCCTTGGGATTTGGGGATTACTTGCCACCATTGCCTTAATCGTGTGGCTTCCGCAATTGCGCAAACAGCAAGGAGCCGTGTCAAAAGCACCGATACAACCAAAACAAAAAACCAAGTTATGGCGATCCCCGCTTGCTTGGAGTGTCACTCTTTTTATGGGAGGACAGTCTTTAGTCTTTTATACCTTAGTCGCCTGGATGCCAGATATACTAAACACGATTGGGTACAATGCCGGTTCTGCCGGATGGATGGTCTTTCTAATGCAAGCGGCCATTATTCCGACTACGTTCGTAGTTCCCGTGATTGCTGAGAAGTTAAAAAATCAAGTCGGTCTTGCGATTGCTACAGCTTTGTTGTTTATGACCGGCTTTTCGGGCTTGCTTTTTGGGAGTATGGTGCTGGTTCCGTTGTGGGCCGTGTGTCTCGGAATTGCTGGAGGAAGTGGATTTAGTCTTTCAATGATATTCTTTACATTAAGAACGAAAGATGCAAAAGAAGCAGTAGAATTGTCAGGGATGGCTCAATCATTTGGTTATATGCTGGCAGCTATTGGTCCTGTTTTTGCAGGCGTCTTGTACGATATCGGCAGCGGTTGGACATTGCCACTGTTATTCTTGATGTTGATATCTATTGTTATCTTGATTGCAGGGATCATCTCTGGTAAAGAAGGCACAATTGCAGAACGAGCTAAAATAATAGCATAA
- a CDS encoding TetR/AcrR family transcriptional regulator, with protein MNSTEDRRILRTQKKLKTALLYLLKEKELKQLTITEVAKRADCNRVTFYSHYKDLNDLLAAIVTDHLESLASYFRKSFQDLKRFSSTDIQRHLPIFEHIYQHQFIFQLIIKGEVLPGSQNQFCETLIQISATELQLEETSDLEIPTLNYFMTYGSLGFFFYWIQQDFKDSPKIMAGKLAQLHGKMYDGSVVLDN; from the coding sequence GTGAACAGCACAGAAGACCGCCGTATCCTGCGAACACAAAAAAAGTTAAAAACAGCCTTATTGTATTTATTGAAAGAAAAAGAACTGAAACAACTGACTATTACAGAAGTCGCGAAACGCGCAGACTGTAACCGGGTGACGTTCTACTCACATTATAAGGATTTGAACGACTTGCTCGCAGCTATCGTGACAGATCACTTGGAGAGTCTCGCGAGTTATTTCCGTAAGAGCTTTCAGGATCTTAAGCGTTTTTCTTCAACCGACATACAGCGCCATTTGCCGATTTTTGAACACATTTACCAACACCAATTTATCTTCCAACTGATTATTAAAGGAGAAGTACTGCCTGGTTCACAAAATCAATTTTGTGAAACCCTCATTCAGATATCCGCTACAGAGCTGCAATTGGAAGAAACAAGCGACTTAGAAATTCCCACACTCAATTATTTTATGACCTACGGTAGCTTAGGTTTTTTCTTTTATTGGATCCAGCAAGATTTTAAAGATTCTCCCAAAATCATGGCGGGTAAACTTGCGCAACTTCATGGCAAAATGTATGACGGTTCGGTAGTGTTGGATAACTAG
- a CDS encoding HAD family hydrolase, giving the protein MINGIIFDFDGLIFDTETHQYQLLQEMFAEYNSELPLGMWQNEVGTDGSFSPFHYMEQQIGKPVEHELLNKQYKERFLSVLSKEKPRDGVVEYLETAKEMDLRIGLASSSSYRWVSGHLKRLDLYDYFQCIRTSDHVEKVKPDPALYLQAAEHLDLAPETCLVFEDSAHGATAAKRAGMSCVVVPNKITSTMNFGHVEHRLDSMADMPLKDLLDFVATVKVKQ; this is encoded by the coding sequence ATGATAAATGGAATTATATTTGATTTTGACGGATTGATTTTTGACACAGAAACACATCAGTATCAACTTCTTCAAGAAATGTTTGCCGAGTATAATAGCGAATTGCCACTAGGTATGTGGCAAAATGAAGTAGGTACAGATGGTTCGTTTTCACCGTTCCATTATATGGAGCAGCAAATTGGTAAGCCCGTAGAACATGAGTTACTAAACAAACAATATAAAGAAAGATTTCTTTCTGTTTTGTCTAAAGAAAAACCACGCGATGGTGTCGTTGAGTACTTGGAAACAGCAAAAGAAATGGATTTGAGAATTGGTTTGGCATCGAGTTCTAGTTATCGCTGGGTTTCGGGTCATTTAAAACGCCTAGATCTGTATGATTACTTTCAGTGTATCCGAACATCAGACCATGTTGAAAAAGTAAAACCCGATCCTGCTTTATATCTACAAGCAGCCGAGCATTTGGATTTAGCTCCTGAGACATGTCTTGTTTTTGAAGACTCGGCTCATGGTGCCACAGCGGCAAAACGCGCGGGTATGAGTTGTGTAGTGGTGCCGAACAAAATCACAAGCACAATGAATTTTGGTCACGTAGAGCACCGCCTGGATTCGATGGCGGATATGCCGTTGAAAGATCTTTTAGACTTTGTAGCGACTGTAAAAGTAAAACAGTAA
- a CDS encoding methyltransferase domain-containing protein codes for MTLTDLSPNMLEVSRELNPDCLHMQSEMGIIDAGRDFDLVFIHDVISYFTDKNDLLTVMKNAKKHLNSDGLRYLEWSYDLDTKDQVTEVEYTYLMCGEDD; via the coding sequence ATGACTTTGACGGACTTGTCACCAAATATGTTGGAAGTGAGTCGGGAGTTGAACCCAGATTGTCTTCATATGCAAAGCGAAATGGGGATCATCGACGCAGGGCGCGATTTTGATTTGGTATTTATTCATGACGTAATTTCTTATTTTACGGATAAAAATGATTTACTCACGGTAATGAAAAATGCTAAAAAACATTTGAACTCCGATGGCCTGCGCTATTTGGAATGGAGCTATGACTTAGACACAAAAGACCAAGTAACGGAAGTTGAATACACTTATCTTATGTGTGGAGAAGACGACTAG
- a CDS encoding DUF4181 domain-containing protein, which yields MDTSFLFVWLVVIFGFHFLRIFLKKRFGIDKELHAGVPVNKFERWNGLLTVAAIIVIALMFQGSLERFFFWVFCIFFVGSAMQIILEWKYLKGSRKYQASLLYFSIVAVTLVVFMTLASLQVS from the coding sequence ATGGATACAAGTTTTTTGTTTGTTTGGCTAGTCGTTATTTTCGGCTTTCATTTTTTAAGAATATTTTTGAAAAAGCGCTTTGGGATTGATAAAGAATTACATGCGGGAGTCCCGGTTAACAAATTCGAGCGTTGGAATGGTCTGCTGACTGTAGCTGCAATCATTGTCATAGCTTTAATGTTCCAAGGTTCATTAGAAAGATTTTTCTTTTGGGTATTTTGTATTTTTTTTGTGGGGAGTGCCATGCAAATTATTTTAGAATGGAAGTATTTAAAAGGATCTCGAAAGTATCAGGCGTCACTTCTGTACTTTTCAATCGTAGCAGTGACCTTGGTCGTTTTCATGACGTTGGCTTCCTTACAAGTAAGCTAG
- a CDS encoding YhdH/YhfP family quinone oxidoreductase yields MNPFKAIRVNEQNTEVTYDLEEVTIDQLSEGEVLIKVAYSSINYKDMLAVQKNTGVIRNYPMTPGIDLSGTILESTDSRFKKGQEVIVTGFAMGMSHTGGFSEYARVPADWIVPLPGNLSLKDAMVFGTAGFTAALSIGALEKSGMDAANHPEILVTGATGGVGSIALQILSKMGFQNISALVRKDNQVEVAKSLGATNVVFADDLGELQKPLNKTRFDYVVDTVGGDVAAVLIPQLAYDGSMSMCGNAGGLQITTTVLPFILRGVSLLGIDSVNVPIHKRGAIWEKMANEWNITQTTLTDEVTLEELPQTIEAIKNGQHLGRTIVKL; encoded by the coding sequence ATGAATCCGTTTAAAGCAATTCGAGTTAATGAACAAAATACTGAAGTCACTTATGATTTAGAAGAGGTCACCATCGACCAACTCTCAGAAGGTGAAGTCTTAATCAAAGTTGCCTACTCCTCCATCAATTATAAAGATATGTTAGCTGTTCAAAAAAATACCGGGGTGATCCGCAATTATCCGATGACACCAGGAATCGATTTGAGCGGAACAATCCTTGAGTCGACAGATTCACGTTTCAAAAAAGGGCAAGAAGTCATCGTTACAGGCTTTGCCATGGGCATGAGCCACACAGGCGGTTTCTCAGAATACGCACGTGTCCCTGCAGATTGGATTGTCCCATTGCCTGGTAACTTGAGCTTAAAGGACGCGATGGTCTTCGGAACAGCTGGATTTACTGCAGCACTTTCTATTGGTGCGTTGGAAAAGAGCGGAATGGACGCAGCGAACCATCCCGAAATTTTGGTTACCGGTGCAACAGGCGGAGTCGGCAGTATCGCACTTCAGATTTTATCGAAAATGGGCTTCCAAAACATTTCGGCACTTGTTCGGAAAGACAACCAAGTTGAAGTCGCAAAATCACTTGGCGCAACAAACGTCGTTTTCGCAGATGACTTAGGTGAATTGCAAAAGCCATTAAACAAAACACGTTTTGATTATGTGGTCGATACAGTCGGTGGAGATGTTGCCGCTGTACTCATTCCTCAACTTGCTTACGACGGCAGTATGAGTATGTGTGGCAACGCTGGTGGCTTGCAAATCACGACTACGGTCTTGCCCTTTATCTTGAGAGGTGTAAGCTTGCTTGGTATCGATTCGGTGAACGTACCGATTCACAAGCGTGGAGCTATTTGGGAGAAGATGGCCAACGAATGGAACATCACCCAAACGACTTTAACGGATGAAGTAACGCTTGAAGAATTGCCTCAGACGATTGAAGCGATTAAAAACGGCCAGCATTTAGGAAGAACGATTGTGAAGTTGTAG
- a CDS encoding glucose 1-dehydrogenase, whose product MARLQDKVAIITGAAQGMGASHAKKFIEEGAKVVITDLNVEKGEALAKELGDNALFVKQNVTNAEDWATVVAETEKAFGQVDVLVNNAGITMAKSILQTTEEEYRRIVDINQVSVFLGMKTVIPAMQKVGGGSIVNISSMNGMVGGAIGYTDTKFAVRGMTKAAALECANYGIRVNSVHPGVIATPMVVQEDTKAAVEAFSKTIPMKRVAQSEEVSNMVLFLASDDASYSTGSEFLVDGGLTAQ is encoded by the coding sequence ATGGCAAGATTACAAGACAAAGTAGCAATTATTACGGGTGCGGCACAAGGTATGGGTGCATCACATGCGAAGAAATTTATCGAAGAAGGCGCAAAAGTGGTAATTACGGACTTAAACGTAGAAAAAGGCGAAGCGCTAGCGAAAGAACTTGGAGACAATGCATTATTCGTTAAGCAAAACGTCACAAACGCAGAAGACTGGGCAACAGTAGTAGCAGAAACTGAAAAAGCATTCGGTCAAGTAGACGTATTGGTTAACAACGCCGGTATTACGATGGCAAAATCAATCTTACAAACGACAGAAGAAGAATACCGTCGCATTGTAGATATTAACCAAGTATCTGTATTCCTTGGAATGAAAACAGTCATTCCAGCTATGCAAAAAGTAGGCGGCGGTTCGATCGTCAACATTTCTTCTATGAACGGGATGGTTGGTGGAGCAATCGGTTACACAGATACAAAATTCGCAGTTCGCGGCATGACAAAAGCAGCAGCACTTGAATGCGCAAACTACGGTATTCGTGTAAACTCTGTACACCCAGGCGTTATCGCAACGCCAATGGTTGTTCAAGAAGATACAAAAGCAGCTGTAGAAGCATTTTCAAAAACAATTCCAATGAAGCGCGTTGCGCAATCTGAAGAAGTTTCGAACATGGTATTATTCTTAGCTTCTGACGATGCAAGCTACTCTACTGGTTCAGAGTTTCTTGTTGATGGTGGACTAACAGCTCAGTAA
- a CDS encoding RDD family protein translates to MYRVTKKRAKALLIDSVIAATVSLGAELLLKKRIKSPFFHQIVSPSLVFWVLEYAQLRVNGQTVGQKAVGIALKDEAGGELSAEQILKHIVHRDTIGAFMYVKNRARYDSYKGEKYPHDLYAHTVVKEVD, encoded by the coding sequence ATGTATAGGGTAACGAAAAAGAGAGCCAAAGCGTTGTTGATCGATTCGGTGATTGCTGCGACTGTGTCATTGGGCGCAGAACTGTTATTAAAAAAGAGAATAAAAAGTCCGTTTTTTCACCAGATAGTTTCGCCTTCATTAGTTTTCTGGGTGCTTGAGTATGCGCAGCTACGAGTGAACGGGCAAACAGTCGGACAGAAAGCGGTAGGCATTGCGTTAAAAGATGAAGCCGGTGGTGAGCTAAGCGCAGAACAAATTCTCAAACACATCGTGCACCGAGATACGATAGGTGCCTTCATGTATGTGAAAAATCGAGCACGCTACGATAGTTACAAAGGTGAAAAATACCCACATGATCTTTATGCGCACACAGTCGTTAAAGAAGTAGATTGA
- a CDS encoding AI-2E family transporter, giving the protein MEQDKNKNAFSHAASWFTKWVLNNKAVAILIIVLLILVNLLLLPKVSFIFRPFTAFFDVMGLPLIMAGVFYYLLNPLVNWMETKKFPRSASILIVFVVIAGLLAWGIATLIPIIREQTISLLENWQDYLNTFVSQIDSFFQSNLLSQLQTQLTGGTENLSTSITSQADNVVGTTVTGLGSVFGVLSTTLLAIITTPFILFYLLKDGHHLPYHIMKLVPSHMREHSYLLLREMNLQISQYIRGQLIVAFFVGLMFWIGFSIIGLKYALTLGVLAGILNLIPFLGSFIAFVPIVIIAIVVHSPFMLVKVLIVFFIEQTLEGRVIQPLILGSNLQIHPVTIIAVLLTAGNLFGIFGVILGIPAYAVLKVILSHLFTWYKSYTGLYADTYNPAPEPPISEKKKKKQLSLKRKLR; this is encoded by the coding sequence ATGGAGCAAGATAAAAACAAGAATGCTTTTAGCCATGCAGCTTCCTGGTTTACAAAATGGGTGCTGAACAACAAAGCGGTAGCCATACTGATTATTGTTTTGTTGATTTTAGTAAACTTGCTACTGTTACCAAAAGTTAGTTTTATATTCCGGCCATTCACTGCTTTTTTCGATGTCATGGGGCTGCCATTAATCATGGCGGGGGTCTTTTATTACTTGCTTAATCCACTCGTTAATTGGATGGAAACGAAAAAATTCCCACGCTCGGCTAGTATTTTAATTGTCTTTGTAGTGATTGCTGGGTTGCTCGCTTGGGGCATTGCGACATTGATTCCGATTATCCGAGAACAGACAATAAGTTTACTTGAAAACTGGCAAGACTATTTGAATACCTTTGTCTCTCAAATCGATAGCTTTTTCCAAAGTAATTTGCTGTCACAACTGCAAACGCAGCTAACGGGAGGAACAGAGAACTTATCCACGTCCATTACTAGTCAAGCAGATAATGTGGTGGGGACGACCGTGACTGGCCTCGGTAGTGTCTTTGGCGTCTTGTCGACAACGTTACTCGCTATCATCACGACTCCATTTATTCTTTTTTACTTGCTGAAAGACGGCCACCATCTGCCTTATCACATTATGAAGCTCGTACCTTCGCATATGCGTGAACATAGCTACCTGTTGTTGCGCGAAATGAACTTGCAGATTAGCCAGTATATCCGAGGACAATTGATTGTCGCCTTTTTTGTTGGACTGATGTTCTGGATTGGTTTTAGCATCATTGGACTCAAATACGCGTTAACCCTAGGTGTACTGGCGGGCATTTTGAACTTGATTCCTTTTCTTGGATCCTTTATCGCTTTCGTTCCTATCGTTATTATCGCGATTGTCGTCCATTCGCCGTTTATGCTCGTTAAAGTACTGATTGTCTTTTTTATCGAACAAACTTTAGAAGGGCGCGTTATTCAACCGCTTATACTTGGCAGTAATTTACAAATTCACCCTGTTACCATCATTGCGGTTTTGTTGACTGCGGGGAATCTCTTTGGTATTTTCGGCGTCATTCTCGGAATTCCGGCCTACGCCGTCCTTAAAGTAATTTTGAGTCATCTGTTCACCTGGTACAAGTCCTACACCGGATTATATGCAGATACTTACAATCCAGCACCAGAGCCGCCCATTTCAGAAAAGAAAAAGAAAAAACAGCTTAGCTTAAAAAGAAAATTACGATAA